A single genomic interval of Helianthus annuus cultivar XRQ/B chromosome 13, HanXRQr2.0-SUNRISE, whole genome shotgun sequence harbors:
- the LOC110897490 gene encoding protein PHOSPHATE STARVATION RESPONSE 2 — protein sequence MFRERMNTLKIGCNHEMVYKHQHQPWQVGITILPSEVVNQQEDQQQQQMTSYRQQTPSCSKTIMEQIGSPASALLATERYLGFSQNGVHQSFNEDADVLSVPQMKFNHFMHPKENGHFSSYDRSYKMRCNNQTEKDQIRELKRKLLDESDVCDWKQSSPTVCYDGNPDLGGHFGHSTQASGQVSVNCTNQGSVVPSKTRIRWTQDLHDRFVECVNCLGGAEKATPKAILKLMDSEGLTIFHVKSHLQKYRIAKYIPESAKANSEKKTGMDTISHIENITGMQFKDALQMQLAVQRQLHDQLEIQRNLQLRIEEQAKQLKKMFDQHQQQKANKSENSEITFPHDDHHSTNLDDDEILNFEDDYENTFSTSKMS from the exons ATGTTTAGAGAAAgaatgaatactttgaagattgGTTGTAACCATGAAATGGTTTACAAACATCAACATCAGCCATGGCAAGTTggaattaccattttgccctcaGAAGTTGTCAACCAACAAGAagatcaacagcaacaacagatGACAAGTTATAGACAACAAACTCCATCTTGTAGTAAAACTATCATGGAACAGATTGGATCACCAGCTTCTGCGCTTTTAGCAACCGAACGATATTTAGGGTTTTCGCAAAATGGTGTTCATCAATCTTTTAATGAGGATGCTGATGTTCTATCTGTACCCCAGATGAAGTTTAATCATTTTATGCACCCTAAAGAAAATGGGCACTTCAGTTCTTATGATAGATCATACAAGATGAGATGCAACAATCAAACTGAAAAAGATCAGATTAGAGAGCTAAAAAGAAAATTGCTTGATGAATCTGATGTTTGTGATTGGAAACAATCATCACCCACTGTTTGTTACGATGGAAATCCGGATCTTGGT gggcattttggtcattctACACAAGCTTCGGGTCAAGTTTCAGTCAACTGTACAAATCAAGGAAGTGTTGTCCCAAGTAAAACACGAATTAGATGGACACAAGATCTCCATGATCGATTTGTGGAGTGTGTGAATTGCTTAGGTGGTGCCGAAA AAGCGACGCCAAAGGCGATATTGAAGTTGATGGACTCGGAAGGATTAACAATCTTTCATGTCAAAAGTCATTTACAG AAATACAGAATAGCAAAATACATACCGGAATCCGCAAAAG CAAATTCTGAGAAGAAAACCGGCATGGATACCATATCACATATTGAAAATATAAC TGGGATGCAATTTAAGGATGCTCTACAAATGCAACTTGCAGTACAGAGGCAACTTCATGATCAACTAGAG ATTCAAAGGAACTTACAGTTGAGAATAGAAGAACAAGCAAAGCAGCTAAAGAAGATGTTTGATCAACATCAACAACAAAAAGCAAATAAATCTGAGAATTCGGAGATCACATTTCCGCATGATGATCACCATTCGACGAATCTTGATGATGATGAGATTTTGAATTTTGAAGATGATTACGAAAATACCTTTTCCACATCCAAGATGAGCTAG